ATGACGACAACGACCATGATGACGATGATGATTACGATTATGACGATGATTAATGGTCGCTGGAGGTGTGAATGAAACGTGTAACATTTCTTTTCTTGATGGTGATAGGACTTACTTTCACTCTGGCCGCATGTTCGTCCTATCCGCGCCATCGCTATCCCGATTACAGGGGAGGCGGTTACGAGTATCAATTGGATCGTGTTGAAAATCTCGCAGAAGACTTAGAAGAGGCAACGGATCGTGCATATGAGGAAGCAGAAGACACATCACACCACGGCACGGACCGGGAAGATTATGCGCTCGACAGGCTGAGAGACCTTCACGAAGAAGCAAAGGATTTCAGGAACGAGGTAGATGATCATCGCCGTGACCCGAGAGAGGCCCGCGATGAGTATCGCGACCTGGTAGAAGCTTACTATCGCGCCCGCGAGTCGCTGCGAATCCTGCATGCGTACGATGAGGTGTACCGCGAGTTCGATCGTGTTTCACGCATCATGGCTGAATTAAACAGACTTTACGGTTATGGTCAGCGTGACCCTTACGGATATCGCTAAATAGTTATTGATGGCGGGCTTCTTCGCCCGCCTTTTGCTTGAGACTATGGAAATCTAGAACACTGGAATATCCTGATAGCTCTTAGGAGCATCATGAAACGCGGTGTCCTGGAAGCCCTCATAGCGATTCTTTTTTCCCTGATCTGCCAATTGTTTCTCACTCAAACTTCGGGGATTGTCTGCTTTTTTCTGGCTACCATAATGGTGGTTAGTCCGATTATCTTCTTCATAAAAGTTGGTCAACTCTATGGTCAAAAGTCAGGTCGAAAGGTAAATCTCAATTGGCTGAAATATACGGCGACCATCGTCACAGCAATCCTCTTTTCGTGCTTGATCATCGAAATTGCGCTGCAAATTATTTCACGCGTCTGGAACCGGGAAGACGGATCAACTGCCCACAGCGCTCTTGTGATGCCGGCAAAATGGCAAATGAGAGAAGTTCAAGTCAAAGGGAGCATGCGTTCCTACTACTGGCAAAACGTTCTTCATGTGCACAACAAGGAAGGCATGAGATGGATTGGAGAATTTCCGGAGAAAAGACCGGAAACCTTTCGGATTATTGCAATCGGTGACTCTCTAACCTATGGCTATGGAATTCCTCAGAAAGACACATACCCCAGCGTAATCGAGCAAGAGTTGGCTGAAACATTTCGCGTGGAGGTTCTAAATTTAGGTGTTTCAGCAGCTGAAAGCCAGGACATCCTTGCGATTTTACAGAGGCAATTTCCAAAGCTAAAGCCCGACCTCGTTGTCTACGGAATGTGCCTGAATGATTTTCTTCCCTCCGGTGTGGGTCAATACTACAACAACCGCGCATATCAGGTGCATCTGCCCTTCGTAAAACACTTCGAAACGAATACGCTCACTGGCAAACTCTTTTCCAAACTATACGACTCTTTCCTGATGAAAGTAGGCTTGCGCACGGATTTTCTTGGAGATATTTTGCGTGACTTCAATCATTATCAGGAACGATTCACACGGGATGTCAGGAACATGAACGATTTCGTGCTGGAGAAAGGGCTTCCCCCTATAGTCGCTATGGTGCTTGACCAGTATCCAAATACCAAAGGAACGAGCTACCAGGTTGTACTAGCGGCTGAAGCCCATCTTAAAAGAGCAGGAATGCGAGTGATTCCCAGCGACTATATCTTGCGAAATAACGGCAGAAGAGATTGGAATGTCAGCCTCTGGGAAGGCCATCCCAATGAAAAAGCAAATAGAGTTTTTGCGAAAGAAATCGTTCAGGTATTGAAAAATCTACCTGAACTTCAAACCTTCCGGATTCCAGGAAAATAGGATTCGCCAGATCATGCTCACGCGCTTAGCACGGCGGGCGGCTGAGGCAAAGGGGTTTTAGAGGGAGTTACCTCGCCTGGTCAGAATGGTTTTCGCTCCCGCAACTTTCTTCGGAGTGGGCCGAGAATCGTTCTCATCGGAAACCGTTTCCCCACTGCCAGGATTATAACCCTGAACATTTGCTGAAGTTTCAATGTCCGTCGAACCGCGGAGGCCGTTTTTCCAGAAAGGCTTGCACGCCTTCCGCCATGTCGCGGGTAGAAAGCAGATCCTTCAGATAGATCTGTTCCGCCCTTTGCAGCATCGCGTCGAAATCGAAATCGCTTGTGCAACGCAAAGTTTTCTTCAACAGCATCATCGCACTGAAACTATTGCGTTCGACACTTTCGATCAGCTTTTGTGGGCTGGCGTCAAAAACGCCCTCTATTACGCCAATCCTTGCCGCCTCGGAAGCTTCCAGTGTCTCTCCCGTAAGCAGAAGAGACGAGGCTTTTGCGCCGATTTTCCGCGACAGAAGAACGGCGGCAACGGGTGGAAAACAGGCGAGCTTGATTTCCGAAAAACCCAACTTCGTGTCATCTCTCGCAAAGATAAAATCACAAACCAGCGCCAGTTCCATTCCTCCACCCAATGCATAGCCGTTCAATACAGCAATCGAAATCCCCTCATAATGGTAAAGCTTGCGAATCACTTCATGAAAGTTTTGCAACATCGAAGGAGATAGTTCCGGTGTGTGGATTTTGACATCAACTCCCAGGGAGAAATTTTCGGAGGCCGAAGACAGAATTAGAACCGGAGATTTTGCAGCTCTCTCCAGAGCTTCCGAAAGCTGCCCCATCATCTCAAAATCTAATATGTTAGAGGGAGGGCTATTCAAACGAATGCGGGCAGTTTGCTCATGAAGCTCGAACTCAACAGCCATTTTTTCCTTACGTGATCACATCGGGTACATCGGTTCCGAAGTATCGGACAAGTTCCAGCAACTTCGTAGCCTCTGCTTTCAACGCAGAAAGTACTTCTGAGATATCCCGAACACCGCCATCCTTCAGGTAACGCTCCAGATAAATGCGCAAGGTTGCTCCTTCTGTGCCTGTTCCTGAAAGACGGCATACAATCCGGGAAGAATCATCCAGAAGAATGCGAATCCCCTGATTTTTACTGATACTTCCATCCACAGGATCCACATATTGAAAATCATCGGCAAGAACAATTTTCGATCCTGCAAAATCAGTTCCCTCAAGCAGCAAAAGTCTTTGGCGGATGTTTGAAATCATTTCACTCGCAGCCCCGGCATTCAATTTTTCGTGATCATGCCGCTGATAGTAACTGCGTCCAAAGCGCTTCCAGTGGTCCGTGACGATTTCAGAAACAGGTCTCTGAACGGATGCCAGCACAGACAGCCAGGCCAGCACAGCCCACAAGCCATCCTTTTCGCGAACGTGATTCGAACCGGTCCCGAAACTTTCTTCACCACAAAGCGTGCACATTCCAGCATCCATCAGATTTCCGAAAAACTTCCATCCGGTGGGAGTTTCGTAAGCGGGAACGCCCAACTCCTTTGCCACGCGGTCGACTGCCATGCTTGTCGGCATGGAACGGGCAACGCCTGCAAGCCCTCCTGAGTATCCTGGAATCTTTGTCGCGTGTTCCGCGAGAATCGCGAGCGAATCACCAGGTGTAACAAAAAAGTTTTTGCCCAGAATCATGTTCCGGTCCCCATCTCCATCACAGGCCGCGCCAAAATCCGGAGCGGAGGACGACGACATCAGCTGAACCAGCTCGGCGGCATACACCAGGTTCGGGTCGGGATGATGTCCACCAAAATCTTCCAGGGGAGTCCCGCGCAAAACGGTTCCCTGCGGAGCTCCTGCAATCTCTTCAAGAATGTGAACCGCATACGGACCGGTCACACCGTTCATCGCATCAAAAGCCATCCGAAATCCGCTTTCAAACAGCTTGCGAAGTGATCCAAAATCGAAGAGCTCCTCCATCACCGCCGTGTAATCGGACAATGAATCGATGATCAGGATGCCGGTCCCGCCGACATGATGCTCCGCTTCTCTGTCCAGATCGACATCGGTATGATCTACCGTGAAATACTCCTGAATCCGCAGCGTTTCCTGATAAATTCTTTCGGTAAGCTTTTCGGGTGCAGGCCCTCCGTTTGCAATGTTGTATTTGATTCCAAAGTCTTCGTCGATTCCACCGGGATTGTGACTCGCCGAGAGAACAAGACCGCCCAGGGCCTTCCTTCTCCGGATCACCGCGGACATCGCCGGAGTGGACAGGATTCCGCTTCGGCCCACCAGAACACGCCCCCACCCGTTAGCCGAGGCCATACGTAATATGATCTGAACCGCACTACGGTTGTAGTATCGGCCATCGCCGCCAACAACGAGAGTTTGCGCGGGAGGATCGGCATCTGCCTTGACCGCATTGAATACGGCCTGAACAAAATTTTCCAGGTAGTGCTCTTGCATGAAAATGCGCGTTTTCTTCCGAAGCCCCGAAGTACCCGGTCTTTGATCCTGGAACGGTTTTGTCTGGATGGTTTTTATCGTCACTTTGCCTCACCTCATTGTAGAATAGAAATGTAGCGCGGACGTCACGTCTGCGCAGCTCCGCAGGCGAGACGCCCACGCTACTTTGTAATTATGAAAGTTTTCGAACTATTCTTCCTTGTTCTTATCCTGCCTGCCCTCTCCTATCCTTGTTCCTGTGTTTTTCCGACTTTTGAAGAGCAGTGGGAAACAGCCAGCGCTGTTTTCAGAGGAAAAGTGATTCGGGTTGAACCACAGCAGGAAGGCAAACGCCGGATCGAGCTGGAAGTCGTAAAAAACTGGAAAGGACCGGATGAAAAAGTCATTTCCGTTTTTTCAGCCGAAGACAGCGCGATGTGCGGCTATCCTTTTGAAACAGGCAAGGAGTATCTCGTTTTCGCGACGGGAAAAGATAAATTACACGTCAGTCTCTGTTCGCGAACAAAACAAATTGCTGAGGCCGATGAGGATTTGCATCTACTTGAAAAGAAAGAAGGGAAAAAGGAATCAAAACGGGATCCATTTTCTGAACAGACAGGCGAGAGAATCCAATCGGACAAACTGATTCCCCGCGAATTGAACGTGACTCACGCCGTAATTGTAGGTATTACGCAAAAAGGAAATGAGTTTGGAGCGCTGATTCGCGCGACGAATAACAAGGTTTACTTTCTGAAAGTCGGTGATAAACTGCATGACGGAACGGTGTTGAAAATCGATAAAAACTCCGTTACTTTTCGTAAATACAAAGGATATCGGTCGGTGCTCGTGAAAAAACAGCTCCGGCCCTTTCCCGATCCATAAACTATTGCAGATTGCAGATTGCAGATTGCAAAGTGTCAGAACGAACAGGTCGGATATGCAATATGCAATTTGCGGCATGCAATTGAAATCACATATCTTCGTCAAACATCCAGATAAGACACGGAATGTGTGCTGGACGTGCGGCGCCAAAAGAGAAGAACATCAATATGTCATCTTTCACAATCAGGCGGAAATCACTGTCTCAAAGACGCGCAAAAAGGGGAACGCCCGTTCGGTGCGCTCAAAAGGTCCCGCTATTCGAGCCGTTCGTTAATTCCGGGAGTCCTACATGAAACATTTCCTGATCACGCTTCTACTTTGTGCACTTGTTATTGCAGGATTCACTTCTGAACAGGACGACCGATTCCTGAAACAAGCAAGGGAAATCCTTCGAGAAGTTCCTTTGATTGATGGTCACAATGATCTTCCGTGGCAAATCAGGGACAAATTCAAAAACCATATGCAACAGGTGGACCTGACGGACACAACAAAGCTGAATCCACCGTTTCACACAGACATTCCCCGCTTAAAAAGCGGGATGGTGGGAGGTCAGTTCTGGTCTGTTTATGTGCCGGTTGAACGAAAAGGAGCAGATGCTGTTCGGGATGTGCTTGAACAAATGGATGTGGTTTACCTGATTGTTCAAAAGTACCCAAACGACTTTGAAATGGCCTTCACAGCAGCGGATATTCAGAGAATTCATAAGAAAGGAAAAGTAGCATCTTTGATCGGAATTGAAGGCGGACACTGTATTAACAATTCGCTCGGAGTTCTCCGGCAACTGTTTAGAGGCGGAGCGCGGTATATGACCTTGACGCACTGGAGCAGTACCGATTGGGCTGATGCTGCAACTGCCGATCCCAAATACAAAGGACTGACATCCTTCGGAGAACTGGTGGTTAAAGAGATGAACCGGTTGGGCATGCTTGTGGATATTTCCCATGTTTCCGAGCAAACGATGAACGATGTGCTGGATCTCACACGTTCCCCCGTGATCTTCTCTCATTCCTCTGCGCGCGCAATTTCCGGCCATCCCAGAAATGTACCTGATGATGTGTTGAAACGTCTCCCTTCCAATGGTGGAGTCGTGATGGTGAACTACGCGACCTCTTTTGTTTCTGAAGAGCACCGGAAATGGAACGCCGCCGAAGAAGCTGAAAAAGCGAGACTCAAGGAACTTTTCATCGGAAATCCGGATGAGATCAAAATTCAAACGGAGAACTGGCAAAAAGCGAATCCGCAGCCTGTAGTGACACTGCAACAGCTGGCCGATCACATCGATCACATTCGCAAAACCGCAGGGATCGATCACATTGGTATTGGAGCCGACCTGGATGGGATCAAGGAAGGTCCGGTTGGCCTGAAAGATGTTTCCGCCTATCCGGCACTCATGGCCGAGCTCTTGAAACGAGGCTACACGAAAGAAGAAGTAAAAAAAGTTGCTGGTTTGAATGTGTTGCGTGTTATGAAAAAAACGGAAGAAGTCGCGGCTACTTTACAAAAGGAGATTGCGCCCGAAGATCGCAAGATCGAAGAAGTAGATACGCCCAAGTAGCGCGGACGTCCCGTCTGCGGACTCTGCAGGCGAGACGCCCGCACTACTTTGTTTACAACAGATCTGTGGCGAGCTGTTCCTTTTGCTCCGATGTCAATGCAGTGGATGCCTTGTATCTCGGATGATTCACATGAATTTCAACTTGCGCATCTGCAAATTTTGACGCCTGCTCCTGTGATAAGCAGAATCGAACATAATGCACGGCTGAAATTCGGTCCTCTCTGCTATGCCCTTCTTCAAATTCCGCAGAAACTTTATCCTTTCCCAATGTCATGTAAACGGTATCCGGCGAATCCAGTCCCTGAAAAGTGTCCAACACATCCCGAATCTCGGTGCTTTGCGGAATTTCGATGAAGAGGGTCGCGCTCAAACAACCAGGGTCTGGAATTAAGTCGTTGTACATATCCACTTCAAACTGAATCTTCTTTTCGTCGGTTATATTCTCGATGCGCATCATTTCCTGGATTTGATACGCGACCGTCTCGCGATTTTCAAAAGTGAAGGAAAGTCGCGGACCGACTTCGATGCGTCGCTTTTTCTTGAGCGCAATGATTTCCTTGCGCCGGTCTTCGCGGACTTTCAGGTACTCTTCATTCTTTAACAGCTCAGAAGAATTTAGCTTGTTCATAGTTCACTCGTTATCATAAGCTCGAACTCCCCTCCTTATGAAGGAGGGGGTAGAGGGGGGGTGGAGATTCGATCACCTACTCAATCCGTAGGCGCGGTGCAAAACTTCTATCGGATGCAA
This genomic stretch from bacterium harbors:
- a CDS encoding dipeptidase; this encodes MKHFLITLLLCALVIAGFTSEQDDRFLKQAREILREVPLIDGHNDLPWQIRDKFKNHMQQVDLTDTTKLNPPFHTDIPRLKSGMVGGQFWSVYVPVERKGADAVRDVLEQMDVVYLIVQKYPNDFEMAFTAADIQRIHKKGKVASLIGIEGGHCINNSLGVLRQLFRGGARYMTLTHWSSTDWADAATADPKYKGLTSFGELVVKEMNRLGMLVDISHVSEQTMNDVLDLTRSPVIFSHSSARAISGHPRNVPDDVLKRLPSNGGVVMVNYATSFVSEEHRKWNAAEEAEKARLKELFIGNPDEIKIQTENWQKANPQPVVTLQQLADHIDHIRKTAGIDHIGIGADLDGIKEGPVGLKDVSAYPALMAELLKRGYTKEEVKKVAGLNVLRVMKKTEEVAATLQKEIAPEDRKIEEVDTPK
- a CDS encoding alpha-D-glucose phosphate-specific phosphoglucomutase; the protein is MTIKTIQTKPFQDQRPGTSGLRKKTRIFMQEHYLENFVQAVFNAVKADADPPAQTLVVGGDGRYYNRSAVQIILRMASANGWGRVLVGRSGILSTPAMSAVIRRRKALGGLVLSASHNPGGIDEDFGIKYNIANGGPAPEKLTERIYQETLRIQEYFTVDHTDVDLDREAEHHVGGTGILIIDSLSDYTAVMEELFDFGSLRKLFESGFRMAFDAMNGVTGPYAVHILEEIAGAPQGTVLRGTPLEDFGGHHPDPNLVYAAELVQLMSSSSAPDFGAACDGDGDRNMILGKNFFVTPGDSLAILAEHATKIPGYSGGLAGVARSMPTSMAVDRVAKELGVPAYETPTGWKFFGNLMDAGMCTLCGEESFGTGSNHVREKDGLWAVLAWLSVLASVQRPVSEIVTDHWKRFGRSYYQRHDHEKLNAGAASEMISNIRQRLLLLEGTDFAGSKIVLADDFQYVDPVDGSISKNQGIRILLDDSSRIVCRLSGTGTEGATLRIYLERYLKDGGVRDISEVLSALKAEATKLLELVRYFGTDVPDVIT
- a CDS encoding enoyl-CoA hydratase/isomerase family protein, producing the protein MAVEFELHEQTARIRLNSPPSNILDFEMMGQLSEALERAAKSPVLILSSASENFSLGVDVKIHTPELSPSMLQNFHEVIRKLYHYEGISIAVLNGYALGGGMELALVCDFIFARDDTKLGFSEIKLACFPPVAAVLLSRKIGAKASSLLLTGETLEASEAARIGVIEGVFDASPQKLIESVERNSFSAMMLLKKTLRCTSDFDFDAMLQRAEQIYLKDLLSTRDMAEGVQAFLEKRPPRFDGH
- a CDS encoding DUF3501 family protein, producing the protein MNKLNSSELLKNEEYLKVREDRRKEIIALKKKRRIEVGPRLSFTFENRETVAYQIQEMMRIENITDEKKIQFEVDMYNDLIPDPGCLSATLFIEIPQSTEIRDVLDTFQGLDSPDTVYMTLGKDKVSAEFEEGHSREDRISAVHYVRFCLSQEQASKFADAQVEIHVNHPRYKASTALTSEQKEQLATDLL
- a CDS encoding GDSL-type esterase/lipase family protein: MKRGVLEALIAILFSLICQLFLTQTSGIVCFFLATIMVVSPIIFFIKVGQLYGQKSGRKVNLNWLKYTATIVTAILFSCLIIEIALQIISRVWNREDGSTAHSALVMPAKWQMREVQVKGSMRSYYWQNVLHVHNKEGMRWIGEFPEKRPETFRIIAIGDSLTYGYGIPQKDTYPSVIEQELAETFRVEVLNLGVSAAESQDILAILQRQFPKLKPDLVVYGMCLNDFLPSGVGQYYNNRAYQVHLPFVKHFETNTLTGKLFSKLYDSFLMKVGLRTDFLGDILRDFNHYQERFTRDVRNMNDFVLEKGLPPIVAMVLDQYPNTKGTSYQVVLAAEAHLKRAGMRVIPSDYILRNNGRRDWNVSLWEGHPNEKANRVFAKEIVQVLKNLPELQTFRIPGK